The genomic stretch TTTATAACCCGGTTTCTCTGATATATCTTTTAATGGTGCTTACCATTAAAAGATATATCAGATACTTTGCAAATGCACGACCAACTTCGATTCTCGAACATAAACTATCACGTAAAACATGTTGGTGTTTAGTacagacacagacacatcgtatcgGTCACCATAATATCTAAAGTATCTATTTCAGCCGTTCATCGTTAAAAAATCTTTTGAATCAGTATGTGTGTCACACGCGAATTCTGGATTTCTTTTTTGTTGATACAAATTGATGTGgattatggaatgattgttattTCGTGGATATGTGATACAAGTCTATAAAATTATATGTCGTTGATTATTTAATTCAATGTAAACTTAAACCCACAAATCTATGAATATcgttatcaaaaataaaaaaaaaaattgttttatttttaccaagGCACTGTAAATTTCTTTTCCACTTATGAGTTTGAAAATTCTCTTGGCTTCTTATTCTACGGTTTATATGTTTTAAATGGACTAGTATATTATTAATATATGCGTTTCGCTGTGATTTTTCGTCAACTAAAAATATCGCTCTAAACTGATAATCTACAAAATGGATATACATGCTTTGATACAAAATGATCGATTGCTATTCAACTTCATTATCTTTGAACCTCGTTGGCATGTCCATATTCCGCCCTGGCATTAGTGTGCATTTACCCATCATCTTCAGCTACTGAGAACGATCAATATAACAATACCAATAAAGGTCCTTATCTAATTTATTGTCAAAAGTTAGTAGGTGTAGATTTAACTAGTTTGTATCATAACAGGCTACCAACGGGATATAAATCTCGTTCGAATATCTGCCTAATAGTTTTGAACAAATGAAGATCATCTTAACTTATCAACATAAATGATGGGGAAAAAACCAAATGTTTGCTaatcttttattcaaatttaaactcTTTAAAGCACGGTATGTATTtagttttatatacatgtatgtggttAGTATGGCAAAATTATAACACAAATGGTTTACTGACATGAAAAGAAAATTAAGTATTTATATTTGCTAAAGCAATAGTTTATCTTTATAAGACGAagtaataatatttacatattgtcTCTTAACAAAACATCtaattaaacacaaataaaaaccCAAATGCATACCGGAATTCCTTGTACATAATTAACGATACATGGTGTTAAATAGAGGACATATTCACTAATAAGATTTGATTGCCCTTATAAGCTGTTCCCAAAAGACAACGTCACCGTACTCATCATTTGGATACTCAatatatgattgacaatgaaCCAGTTCCAGTATTTGAAGTGGAAGATCGCAAGCAGAGATTTGCTCGTAAAATACTAGGAAAAGAATGTTCTCACAATTGCGTTCATAGATACTCTCCATTTTAGCCATATTATATTCGAACATACACCAGTACGAAGCTAAATATTTTGAAGACATTAAGACAATTGTTTTTCGGCTGTTATGAATTGCGGATGTAATGTTCGTGGCGATAACATTACCAGGAAGGAAATTACGCCTATGCAAGCACAATTGAACCCCACCGTTTTTTCTCTAATTTGTGAAGAAGTGTTTTGTGGACAAATGTATGATCTTCGTTGGCATATGACACGAAAGCATCATACATATATAGTCTTTCATCTTTGTTGACGGATTTAGGTTCGGGGTCATGCCATTTGACTTTGACCATGTAGTAAAAATAGCGTAGTTTCCATCTATATCTGTAAACAATACCACcacaaagtataaaaataaacattaaaattccTGTCGCTACTCCAGTTATTAAACCTTCATATGACATACattctttttgtattgtttcgTAAAATTCGCTGGGGTTTCGTAGAAAACTGATTGTGTTTTGTGATGTCTTACATTCATATTCTTCACGATTATGAAGATAAGTAGGTGTGTCAATTATCCATTTGACAAAAGACAGAGAATCACAATTACATACAAGATTATTACCACTAAGATCAACGGTTAGATTTGTGTTCATTTTTGCTATTGAGTCCAATCCGTTGATGGCATATTTACTCAGCATAGATAttctattttttcttaaattcaaaaacatgagCTTTTTCATATgagaaattttaaagttaatatCATCAATAATATTTTCACTGAGGTCTAATTTTTCAAGATGTTCTTGCTTTTTAAATAACATATTtggtatatttgatattttatttttcgaGAGATTAATGTGAACTACGTTCTGAAGATTCTGAAATATTTCTCCATCGACATCCATTGGTAGAATGAGTCCCAACAGATTATTTTGTAGTAGTAAATATCTTAAGTTGATAAAGTCTTCGCTGAAAAATATCTTTGAAACATTAGAACAAAACTTTGACGATAAGTCTAAAACTGTCATGTTATTTACATTAGTTATAGGGCCTGTCCATGTGTGAAAGATATTGTCACTAAAATTAAGATTTGTTAATTCATTTGTGATGAATCCGAATTTTggtatttcaaatttcattttgcTTGACGTAAGTGatatttttcttagttttctTGGTACTGGCAGTCGGGCAACAAAATGATCAAACTTCTTTATCTGGAAATCAAAGCGTGAACGTAAATTAGACAACCAGTTATTTTCAGAATTCATTGTAAAAGTATCTGTTTGAGAATCACATGTCTCTATGTAGCTTGTGAGAACATAATGTGAAGAGGAAATTTTGAAATATCTAAAGATGTTATTGGTAATCTAACTAAATCAAAGAGATATTTGCCGAAGGAAAAAGCGTTGTCCCTTACAATCACACTTTCAAATGATTTCGGAAAGTACTGCACGGCCCCATATTTTACTCTTTGAATACGGTTTCCAGCGGCTTCAAATCTAACAAGAGATGTGTTTCTTAAATTTCGAATGTGGGAAGTCTTCAGTAGTGTGCTCATTTCGAAAGTACTATGAATGTAGTTTACTTTAAGAATTTTGATTGCGGTATATTGTAAATCTGTGGTTATATTTTCAAGCCCCGCGAACCTCAAACAAGTATTTAAAGAGACATCAAGCTCcgaaatatttttcaaactttcaaaagTTCCTTTGTAGATTTATTGTATTTTGAATTTAGACAGATTGATATGGGTTAATTGAGAAAGAGGCAATAATGTTGCCTCTGTAAGTGTGTTCATTGTGCAATTACCAGTAGAACCGTATAGATCTAAGCTTCTTAGGtgtttcaaatgtataaaattgtcAGTAAGAACTGCAATTTTGTCCGATACATAATCTATTGACAGTGATTCTAATGTCCGAAGTCTCCATAAATCTGGCAAGAATGAAGTGtggaaattatttttcatattcaaaatcTTCAAGTTCTCCAAAAAATGAAAGGCAGAACTTTCAAATGAcatgttttcatatttcaaattGTTGGCTATGAGATCTAACGAAAGTAAATTATTGAGTCCTTTGAACGTGTTTTTGCGTATTTTACTTATTCTATTGAAAGACAGATCCAAAAACTTCAATAAATAATTTCCTTCGAAAATCCCATCTTGTATTGTATTGATTGCATTATTTTGCAGCGATAAATCTTGAAGATTGTTTTGTAATCTAGGTATAAGAAGTAGATTCTTGTTGGAACAATCCGCTAGAAGTTCATTTGAATCATGAATATTTTTGCAAATACAGGAACTAGCGAACTGACATTCTGTCCATTCCTTCAGCTCATGGACTCTGTTGTTGTCACAACTAGCTTGAAGTATAAAAGCAGCAACCAGGAAATAAGAACGTTTGATGGTACCTATGAAGAAGATATGCATACTTATGATTTTGAATTGTCTTAGATAGATGTGatgttaataattaaaaaaaactaatatgcGTTACCAATGGTTAAAGGAAAAAAAGCtagaaaaaataattgaatgcAAATTTTTAGGCTAAACTAGTTTATTTAAACATGCAAACCATATAGTTTTGATGTTGATCGAGCGATATGACGTTTTGGCGTATATCCTTTCGGATTTGGGTTCTCAATACTTTACAACTTTGTGCTTTTTTTAGCCTtacaattttattacattttattcttTATTCACGCGTGACTTATGGGTTGTTGATTGTACAAATACataattgagttttttgtaaatatCGTTAGCCTTTTGTGTAATATGCCTACTGAGCTTTATGTATATTCTCGAATATTTTTTAAGATTACTTTCCATCTCGCTTTTGTAATTCatcttttttaatcaaaattgctCATCGAATATTCAAGCCTATCTCAGCGAAAGTTTCCTATATATCATAAATGGAACTCGAAAGAAATCAGTTGAAAGGTTAAATCAAATATGAGCTAAAGAACATTCAATTAAAAGATTTCTAAATACTTTTGGattatatagctaatatagaaaAGAAGAGGTGGTCTGAttaccaatgatacaactcttcaaaagagactgaataacacaaaaattatcaacatctcaaacatctataggtcaccgttcggcattcaacaatgagcaaaagcaatctataaaatattttataaagacCATAGTGGTTCAATCTATTGGAAATTAGATACTCACAAAATTCACAGAATAATTATTGTATCCTTAAAATTTAATGTCAATACAAGTGCTTATTATTTGGCCATGATACCGTCTGGAACGAACATTCAGCAGCATTGGAATATAATCAGGAATCATATGAGATAGATTTGGCATGATTTTTATTGGACCAATTTTCCAGCAGTCAGCAACTGATATAACATTAAAGCAAGTATAGGTCAACGTACGTTAtcatgagcaaaacccatactggtTAGCGAAGCTATACAAAATTCTAGATGAcaaaagtaaaacagttcaaactaAAATGATTTCGACTTGTGTCATGTACAAAGCAATGAACAAAGCACAAATTTGATACACAGCAACAAGCAAATAACCacggacttgggacaggcgtataCAGGATGTTATAATGTCATAAATGTTTGCAGTTACCCATCAAATGCATAACTTTGGACAGCATGCATGAGCACACCATACACATCTATTGAATTGGGTCAAACTCCTCAAATCGATGATTTAAAGATTAGACAAAAATTACTGATATCAGCGTAAACGTAGTTACAAAATTTAGTTGATGTGCCTGTTCAGCATAGTGTTTATGACAGATCTTTATTATTTTCTCTTTAATTTATTCCCACTCTTTTTCTTGTTCCGTGCGATTTAGAGCATGTCTTAAACATAGACACTTTTTTAATTTGTTGCACACATTTGACTTATGATGTCTtctcaagtgagaggtttagctagctataaaaccaggttcaatccaccattttctacattagaaaatgcctgtaccaagtcaggaatatgacagttgttatccattcgtttgatgtgtttggacttttgattttgtcttttgatttttgattttcctttttgaattttcctcggagttcagtatttttgtgtttttacttttttctcctGTTAACGTTGATACATTACGACTGATTTTTATGGCAATATGAATCGCTGTACTGCTAGTACCCAGGCTTTATCTGGTTTAGTTGCCAAAATCTGAATGTTTCACTGATCAATGAATTCACTGCTATGTGAATATGACCTGTACAGATTAAGTAGACAATTGTATTTATCTTATTGAAGCCAGGAAAAGAAAAGGGCCATTAGACTCTAGTATAAGCGTAGATCACACATTTAGACATAAAGGTGCAATGTTttcttaaataacaaatattatttttaaggATATCCAAACTTTTTCTAGATTTTATATCATATAAGTCTTTTGTATTTTCCTTATTTTACATCCCTTTTAAGCATATGTTAGAATGAACAGTTGGATTATTTCTATGGTGAAAACAAAGCTTCTTTAaactttgttgttgttttctatattttcatGAAATACATACATATTGGGACTCTGTTTTGACATCCTTACATTACTAATCGTATGTTGTTCATTGATATATTTCTTTGAGCAATACCGATCCATAAATACACCTACAGTGCAAAAAAGTAtgaatgaaatggaaattttgaattatataaaaaaaaagtttagtaaTAAATGTTTAACAGAACCATTCAATCGTAATATG from Mytilus edulis chromosome 7, xbMytEdul2.2, whole genome shotgun sequence encodes the following:
- the LOC139482124 gene encoding toll-like receptor 4; the protein is MNSENNWLSNLRSRFDFQIKKFDHFVARLPVPRKLRKISLTSSKMKFEIPKFGFITNELTNLNFSDNIFHTWTGPITNVNNMTVLDLSSKFCSNVSKIFFSEDFINLRYLLLQNNLLGLILPMDVDGEIFQNLQNVVHINLSKNKISNIPNMLFKKQEHLEKLDLSENIIDDINFKISHMKKLMFLNLRKNRISMLSKYAINGLDSIAKMNTNLTVDLSGNNLVCNCDSLSFVKWIIDTPTYLHNREEYECKTSQNTISFLRNPSEFYETIQKECMSYEGLITGVATGILMFIFILCGGIVYRYRWKLRYFYYMVKVKWHDPEPKSVNKDERLYMYDAFVSYANEDHTFVHKTLLHKLEKKRWGSIVLA